In Microbacterium binotii, one DNA window encodes the following:
- a CDS encoding TetR/AcrR family transcriptional regulator — translation MTTKPTRDAERTRMELLAVATEVFAAEGFSGARVDVIAERTRTTKRMIYYYFGGKEGLYRAVLEEAYRGIRDAEQTLDVDEEDPLHAIRRLAELTFDHHVGHQDFIRLVAVENIHRGEHITQLPALRELSQPAVGVLERVLERGRTSGVFRDDVDALQVHLMISSYCVFQIANRHTFGYLFDLDFEDPRQRARMRATLGDIVVGWLTDRPERLPRG, via the coding sequence GTGACCACAAAGCCCACCCGCGATGCCGAGCGCACGCGCATGGAGTTGTTGGCCGTGGCGACGGAGGTGTTCGCAGCCGAGGGCTTCTCGGGCGCTCGAGTCGACGTCATCGCCGAACGCACCCGCACGACGAAGCGGATGATCTACTACTACTTCGGCGGCAAGGAGGGGCTCTACCGCGCGGTTCTCGAGGAGGCGTACCGCGGCATCCGAGACGCCGAGCAGACGCTCGACGTCGACGAAGAGGACCCGCTGCATGCGATACGCCGACTCGCCGAGCTGACGTTCGATCATCACGTGGGTCACCAGGACTTCATCCGCCTCGTGGCCGTCGAGAACATCCACCGGGGAGAGCACATCACGCAGTTGCCCGCGCTTCGGGAGCTCTCCCAGCCGGCGGTCGGCGTTCTCGAGCGCGTTCTCGAGCGCGGACGCACGTCCGGGGTCTTTCGCGACGACGTAGATGCCCTGCAGGTACACCTCATGATCAGTTCCTACTGCGTCTTCCAGATCGCGAACCGCCACACGTTCGGATACCTCTTCGACCTCGATTTCGAGGATCCACGACAGAGGGCGCGCATGCGCGCCACTTTGGGGGACATCGTCGTCGGTTGGCTCACCGACCGCCCGGAACGGCTGCCACGCGGTTGA
- a CDS encoding shikimate dehydrogenase, with protein sequence MSTPRAFLVGLIGSGIGPSLTPSLHMTEAARHALSYVYRRIDLGDLGLQPDEIGEILTWAERLGYDALNVTHPCKQAVIPHLDELSPQAAGLGAVNTVLLRDGRRIGHNTDTSGFESAFRDEMGDEEPGAVALLGAGGAGSAVADALLRLGARRLDVIDVDHSRAERLAGELARRHSTPVRARSADGIADVLAEADGLAHCTPTGMREHPGLPVAADVLRPDLWVADIVYRPLETQLLRVARERGCRTVPGGGMAVHQAADAFELITGIRPDPARMRRDFTRLIEATGEAPSRPPQPATSW encoded by the coding sequence ATGTCAACGCCGCGAGCATTTCTCGTCGGGCTGATCGGCTCGGGCATCGGTCCGTCGCTCACACCGAGTCTGCACATGACGGAGGCCGCGCGTCACGCGCTCTCCTACGTCTACCGTCGGATCGATCTCGGTGACCTGGGCCTCCAGCCCGACGAGATCGGCGAGATCCTCACCTGGGCAGAGCGGCTCGGTTACGACGCGTTGAACGTGACGCACCCCTGCAAACAGGCCGTCATCCCCCACCTCGACGAGCTTTCGCCGCAGGCCGCGGGGTTGGGAGCCGTCAACACGGTGCTCCTTCGTGACGGGCGTCGCATCGGGCACAACACGGACACCTCGGGATTCGAGTCCGCATTCCGCGACGAGATGGGAGACGAAGAGCCGGGCGCGGTCGCGCTGCTCGGCGCCGGCGGCGCCGGTTCTGCGGTCGCCGATGCGCTCCTGCGGCTCGGGGCCCGACGCCTCGACGTCATCGACGTCGATCATTCCCGCGCCGAGCGCCTCGCCGGCGAACTGGCCCGGCGACACAGCACTCCGGTGCGCGCGCGCAGCGCAGACGGGATCGCCGACGTGCTCGCCGAAGCCGACGGCCTCGCGCACTGCACACCCACCGGGATGCGAGAGCATCCGGGCCTCCCGGTGGCGGCCGACGTTCTGCGTCCGGACCTCTGGGTCGCTGACATCGTCTATCGGCCGCTGGAGACCCAACTGCTCCGTGTCGCGCGGGAGCGTGGCTGCCGTACGGTCCCGGGCGGCGGCATGGCCGTCCACCAGGCCGCCGACGCCTTCGAACTGATCACCGGCATCCGCCCGGACCCCGCTCGTATGCGCAGGGACTTCACCCGATTGATCGAGGCGACCGGCGAGGCGCCGAGTCGCCCGCCTCAGCCCGCGACTTCCTGGTAG
- the aroB gene encoding 3-dehydroquinate synthase, whose amino-acid sequence MTETTEITVAGDNGYTIHLGRDILDRVGEALAASVRKVLVVHPPTLAAAAASLRERLMADGGREVLLAEIPDAEQGKRVEVAAFCWQVMGQADFTRTDAVVGFGGGAVTDLAGFVAATWLRGIQVVQVPTTVLGMVDAAVGGKTGINTAEGKNLVGAFWAPQAVVCDLSMLDGLSQNEATAGFAEVVKAGFIWAPEILDRIEAEPQAIVDPSSASFRRCLELAIDMKARVVGEDFREAGLREILNYGHTLGHAIEHAERYRWRHGAAISIGMVYAAELSRLAGRLSDGAAARHREILESLGLPTTYRAGAWPQLLATMQRDKKSRGGMLRFIVLDDIARPTVLQAPDESLLFAAYQEVAG is encoded by the coding sequence ATGACCGAGACGACCGAGATCACCGTCGCCGGTGACAACGGGTACACGATCCATCTCGGGCGCGACATCCTGGATCGGGTGGGGGAGGCCCTCGCGGCGTCGGTCCGCAAGGTTCTCGTCGTCCACCCGCCGACACTGGCTGCGGCCGCAGCCTCCCTGCGCGAACGCCTCATGGCCGACGGGGGGCGTGAGGTGCTCCTGGCAGAGATCCCCGATGCCGAGCAGGGCAAGCGCGTCGAGGTGGCCGCGTTCTGCTGGCAGGTCATGGGCCAAGCGGACTTCACGCGGACGGATGCGGTCGTCGGGTTCGGCGGGGGAGCCGTGACAGATCTGGCCGGCTTCGTCGCCGCTACCTGGCTGCGCGGCATCCAGGTGGTGCAGGTGCCGACGACCGTCCTCGGCATGGTCGACGCGGCGGTCGGCGGCAAAACGGGCATCAACACCGCGGAAGGCAAGAACCTCGTCGGCGCCTTCTGGGCGCCACAGGCGGTCGTCTGCGATCTCTCGATGTTGGACGGATTGTCGCAGAACGAGGCCACGGCGGGCTTCGCCGAGGTCGTCAAGGCGGGCTTCATCTGGGCACCCGAGATCCTCGACCGCATCGAAGCGGAACCGCAGGCCATTGTGGATCCGTCGTCCGCATCCTTCCGACGCTGTCTCGAGCTCGCAATCGACATGAAAGCGCGCGTCGTGGGCGAGGACTTCCGTGAGGCGGGCCTGCGGGAGATCCTCAATTACGGTCACACGCTCGGTCATGCGATCGAGCACGCCGAGCGCTACCGGTGGCGTCACGGCGCCGCGATCTCCATCGGCATGGTGTACGCCGCCGAGCTCTCGCGCCTCGCCGGTCGACTCTCGGACGGGGCTGCGGCCCGCCATCGGGAGATCCTCGAGTCGCTCGGGCTCCCGACGACCTATCGCGCCGGCGCCTGGCCGCAGCTGCTGGCCACCATGCAGCGCGACAAGAAGTCGCGCGGCGGGATGCTGCGGTTCATCGTGCTCGACGACATCGCCCGTCCGACGGTGTTGCAGGCACCCGACGAATCGCTGCTGTTCGCGGCCTACCAGGAAGTCGCGGGCTGA